The genomic region CTTTCATGATTGAAGCCACGACATCAAGATCCTTCCATAAGTGATTACCCGTTGGTGTTACCAAGTGGATATCTATGACGTCCATTACGGACTCTGAGAGTGAATGACTCACCCATTGCTTCAAGCTAAGATCTCCCTCAAAATTATTAGGCTTTCTCCTAGTAAACGTTTCAAGCAACATGATCCCGTAGCTATAGACATCACATTTAGTAGACACCAACCCATCTTGCCCATACTCTACAATCAAACAATTAATTTAAAGATGTAACATCATTCTTGGTGGAAAATAAAAGGAATGGGAAAATAACTGTTCAGAGAAAAATCAAGAGACCAACCTGGCCCAATATAACCCAGTGTTGCTAAGGTTTTTGTGTACAAATCACTCTCATATTCACCAAGAAATTTTGAGATGCCAAAGTCACTTAGGTGGgcaaccatatcctcatccagcAAGACGTTACTAGGCTTCACATCACAGTGGATCACAGGCAACGAGCACCCATGGTGAAGATATTCCAAAGcacatgccacatctatcatTATGCTTAGTCTCTGCTTGATGTCTAAGAAGTAGTTGTGCGAATACAAATACTTCTCAAGACTTCCATTTGGTATATACTCGACCACTAACGCCttaaaatcaaggttggaacaacTAGTAATGACTTTTACGAGATTCCTATGGTGAAGGCTACGCAAAACTTCACATTCCGTATCAAAACTCTTGAATGCCGCATCCAGGTTGAACACTTTAACTGCAATGGCAGTTCCACTTCTGAGAA from Capsicum annuum cultivar UCD-10X-F1 unplaced genomic scaffold, UCD10Xv1.1 ctg82979, whole genome shotgun sequence harbors:
- the LOC107854032 gene encoding probable LRR receptor-like serine/threonine-protein kinase At3g47570 produces the protein MIDVACALEYLHHGCSLPVIHCDVKPSNVLLDEDMVAHLSDFGISKFLGEYESDLYTKTLATLGYIGPEYGQDGLVSTKCDVYSYGIMLLETFTRRKPNNFEGDLSLKQWVSHSLSESVMDVIDIHLVTPTGNHLWKDLDVVASIMKVALDCCAESPTRRTNMKDVVGMLQKIKIQLLVF